One Methanococcus voltae genomic region harbors:
- a CDS encoding pyruvoyl-dependent arginine decarboxylase — protein sequence MMQSSAIHSPFNAPNTISLVAGEGDAEIPLNAFDMCLLESGIANVNLIRISSIMPPKAEVIPLPNLPMGSLVPTAYGYQMSDVKGETVAASIGVAIPKDKELCGLIMEYECVGGKKEAEDTVREMAKDGFEMRGWEIDEIISIAAEHTVEKVGCAFAAAALWYK from the coding sequence ATGATGCAATCAAGTGCAATACACTCCCCATTCAACGCCCCAAATACTATATCATTAGTAGCTGGTGAAGGAGACGCGGAAATACCATTAAACGCTTTCGATATGTGCCTTTTAGAGTCAGGTATCGCAAACGTTAACTTAATAAGAATTAGCAGTATCATGCCCCCAAAAGCTGAAGTAATCCCATTACCTAACCTCCCTATGGGTTCATTAGTACCTACAGCATACGGATACCAAATGAGTGATGTTAAAGGAGAAACAGTTGCTGCATCCATTGGTGTTGCTATACCAAAAGATAAAGAATTATGCGGTTTAATCATGGAATACGAATGTGTTGGAGGCAAAAAGGAAGCAGAAGACACAGTTAGAGAAATGGCAAAAGACGGATTTGAAATGAGAGGCTGGGAAATTGATGAAATTATATCAATTGCTGCTGAACATACCGTTGAAAAAGTAGGCTGTGCATTTGCTGCTGCTGCATTATGGTACAAATAA
- the speD gene encoding adenosylmethionine decarboxylase, giving the protein MKQLGKHIILELWGCEKEALDDQPGIEKMLIDAVKACGATLICVKTHKFSPQGVTGVAVLAESHISIHTWPELGYAAMDVFTCGAHVEPEDTITTLKEFLKPNHIDIMDIKRGNIVE; this is encoded by the coding sequence TTGAAACAGTTAGGAAAACACATCATCCTCGAACTTTGGGGATGCGAGAAGGAAGCTCTGGATGACCAACCAGGTATTGAAAAAATGTTAATTGACGCAGTTAAAGCTTGTGGAGCTACATTAATATGCGTAAAAACCCATAAATTTTCACCACAAGGTGTTACCGGTGTTGCAGTACTTGCAGAAAGCCACATTAGTATACACACATGGCCAGAATTAGGCTATGCAGCTATGGATGTATTTACTTGTGGCGCACACGTTGAACCTGAAGATACTATCACCACATTAAAAGAATTCTTAAAACCTAACCATATTGATATTATGGACATTAAAAGAGGAAATATTGTAGAATAA